A single genomic interval of Prosthecodimorpha staleyi harbors:
- a CDS encoding caspase family protein has translation MPNPTAAVTFLSDWPEDRMVLRRIASGALAMLAGIVLAAPEALAQGRPASTPAVAPKAAFELRLPTGHRQPIRSVAFSPDERRLLTVSEDAEAKLWDAETGRLIRTYRLFDRRTEVRSIHFAGPERGAMVGRGSDPYVIFFDLATGLQQGPPVRILGGPRGQQIALDPGGRVLAARFETVDGSSRFSIVDAATGASIAPFDPGSLSVIAFAPGGGSFARATDSAELVLTDLTGSGRSVRVSTLSNAYNILVSGDGRRAIAMDERGRLVGVGLDGWQNDRLGDFAETRIVALSQDGGRVLLSRRANESGRELTESIVLDLASGQPLLRRTCDCAATLSADGRMLALSEAVEGSSNARLSLVPVDGGPASSAASVGFGTPVAFSASGRRLIVYESVYSEQGGGRLQSRSRIVDVADPTRQFMSDIFGADDGFTLLPNERRLVQIDRDGRRVSHWDLTTGRRLTAHVAAVDVAADAGGDLVARAEAGRIVLEGAGGAAGEIAVAGRVAAVKLGRKGGWLAVQRVEDAGRDESMLDLFEIRMPSRPADPIRAERRAAIRLGGTNAVTSASESRDGRMLALARSGASQDPVVLVDLPAGTHRILAVPHAGLVALTPDGGRLFHRPSAPTFSSQSYNDIFGTLYDTKTGQEIGKKLMAPRARSRDDGLMAANGGAMVGAIDLEGASWSAPITPILRRWDFKTQTHTDLASDFRSVRYAEAAGLAAIGGAGVSRDTIRLWTVADGRELPSITPDIGSAVLDFRISPDGRRLAALLAGRDAGVVLWDVERRRRIGSFRVGAATVESQISLSPAFDRLALLSADGTTRLYRLPDGRPLATMVGLAGDEWASITPAGFFAASADGARQLSIVRGLDVFGIEQAQGALYRPDLVQASLAGDPKGVVAAAARRLDLDRVSGSGAAPSLGFAPGADRSAIEGETVELELVLTDRGGGIGRIEWRVGGTVVGSDPGPAAARSGETRLRRRIALAPGENRVTAIAYNTAGLIASEAAAVTVTRKVAASAPKPRLHVLAIGIDRYEVGRFRLNFAVADATGLTRALSAAGRDVYSEVNVVTVLDGQATREGIEAAFKGLAAEVRPEDTFVFFLAGHGKTEDGEFHFLPVGFGAAGDASVTSGGIASRQWQAWFASVPALKSVLLFDACESGSMAVRGIERSTAMDRLIKATGRTIITAAAETEAANEGYRGHGIFTHAVLDGLAKADADGDGEILVTELSSYVFKTVQATSRAHFGRDQTPQMRIVGAPFAIGRPIAETADPAAASAVEAIPARPTHVLLRPIAALPGPGARSGAAAGAPLAAGMQVRVVESRDGWSLIARDGRRLGYVPADSLLALQ, from the coding sequence TTGCCCAATCCGACCGCAGCCGTCACCTTCCTGTCAGATTGGCCGGAGGATCGTATGGTGCTGCGCAGGATTGCTTCGGGGGCCCTTGCCATGCTGGCCGGTATCGTGCTGGCCGCGCCGGAGGCGCTTGCGCAGGGGCGCCCCGCCTCGACACCGGCTGTCGCGCCCAAGGCCGCATTCGAACTCCGCCTGCCGACCGGGCACCGCCAACCGATCCGTTCGGTGGCCTTCTCGCCCGACGAACGCCGCCTCCTGACCGTCTCCGAGGATGCCGAGGCCAAGCTCTGGGACGCCGAGACCGGCCGCCTGATCCGTACCTACCGCCTGTTCGACCGCCGGACGGAGGTCCGGTCGATCCATTTCGCCGGCCCGGAGCGCGGCGCCATGGTCGGCCGGGGCAGCGACCCCTATGTGATCTTCTTCGATCTTGCGACCGGCCTGCAGCAGGGTCCGCCGGTGCGAATCCTGGGCGGCCCGAGGGGTCAGCAGATCGCCCTCGATCCAGGCGGGCGCGTCCTCGCCGCGCGCTTCGAAACCGTGGACGGATCGTCCCGCTTTTCCATCGTCGATGCGGCCACCGGCGCGTCGATCGCGCCCTTCGATCCAGGCAGCCTCAGCGTTATCGCCTTCGCCCCCGGCGGCGGGAGCTTTGCTCGCGCGACCGACAGCGCCGAGCTCGTGCTGACCGACCTGACCGGCTCCGGCCGGAGCGTGCGGGTATCCACCCTTTCGAACGCCTACAATATCCTGGTGTCCGGCGACGGCCGGCGCGCCATTGCCATGGACGAACGGGGCCGCCTGGTCGGCGTCGGGCTCGATGGCTGGCAGAACGACCGGCTGGGCGATTTTGCCGAGACGCGCATCGTGGCGCTGTCGCAGGATGGCGGCCGGGTGCTCTTGAGCCGCCGGGCGAACGAGAGCGGTCGTGAACTGACCGAATCCATCGTCCTGGACCTCGCCTCCGGCCAGCCCCTGCTGCGCCGGACCTGCGACTGCGCCGCGACGCTTTCCGCCGACGGCCGCATGCTGGCCCTCTCGGAAGCCGTCGAGGGCTCGTCCAACGCGCGGCTGTCGCTGGTGCCGGTCGACGGCGGCCCGGCCTCAAGCGCCGCGTCGGTCGGCTTCGGCACCCCGGTCGCCTTCTCGGCGAGCGGCCGGCGGCTGATCGTCTACGAGAGCGTCTATTCCGAGCAGGGCGGCGGTCGGCTCCAATCCCGGTCGCGCATCGTCGATGTCGCGGATCCGACCCGGCAGTTCATGTCCGATATCTTCGGGGCCGATGACGGCTTCACGCTGCTGCCGAACGAGCGGCGCCTCGTCCAGATCGATCGGGACGGCCGGCGCGTCTCGCATTGGGATCTGACCACCGGGCGCCGGCTCACCGCCCATGTCGCCGCCGTCGATGTGGCGGCCGACGCCGGAGGCGACCTCGTCGCGCGCGCCGAGGCCGGCCGGATCGTGCTCGAAGGTGCCGGCGGCGCGGCGGGCGAGATCGCCGTTGCCGGGCGCGTCGCCGCCGTGAAGCTCGGGCGGAAGGGCGGCTGGCTGGCGGTCCAGCGGGTCGAGGATGCCGGGCGCGACGAAAGCATGCTCGACCTCTTCGAGATCCGGATGCCGTCCCGGCCGGCCGATCCGATCCGGGCCGAGCGCCGGGCGGCGATCCGGCTCGGCGGCACCAATGCCGTCACCTCGGCGTCGGAATCGCGCGACGGCCGCATGCTGGCGCTGGCGCGCTCGGGGGCTTCGCAGGATCCCGTGGTCCTGGTCGACCTGCCGGCAGGCACCCACCGCATCCTGGCGGTGCCGCATGCCGGCCTCGTCGCGCTGACGCCCGATGGCGGCCGGCTCTTCCACCGGCCATCGGCGCCGACCTTCTCGAGCCAGAGCTACAACGACATCTTCGGGACCCTCTACGATACGAAGACCGGCCAGGAGATCGGCAAGAAACTGATGGCCCCCCGGGCACGCTCCCGCGACGACGGCCTCATGGCCGCGAACGGCGGCGCGATGGTCGGCGCGATCGACCTTGAGGGCGCATCGTGGAGCGCGCCGATCACCCCGATCCTGCGCCGCTGGGATTTCAAGACACAGACCCACACGGATCTCGCCTCCGATTTCCGCTCCGTGCGCTATGCCGAGGCGGCCGGTCTGGCCGCCATCGGCGGGGCCGGGGTCTCGCGCGACACGATCCGGCTCTGGACCGTCGCCGACGGCAGGGAACTGCCGTCGATCACGCCCGACATCGGTTCCGCCGTGCTCGATTTCCGTATCAGCCCGGACGGCAGGCGGCTCGCCGCGCTGCTCGCCGGTCGCGATGCCGGCGTGGTGCTGTGGGACGTGGAGCGGCGTCGGCGGATCGGTTCGTTCCGCGTCGGGGCGGCGACGGTGGAAAGCCAGATCAGCCTTTCTCCGGCCTTCGACCGCCTGGCGCTCCTGTCGGCGGACGGCACGACCCGGCTCTATCGCCTGCCGGACGGCCGGCCGCTCGCCACCATGGTTGGCCTGGCCGGAGACGAGTGGGCCTCGATCACGCCGGCGGGCTTCTTCGCGGCCTCGGCGGACGGCGCCCGGCAATTGTCGATCGTGCGCGGGCTCGATGTCTTCGGCATCGAACAGGCGCAGGGCGCGCTCTACCGGCCGGACCTGGTCCAGGCCTCGCTGGCCGGCGATCCGAAGGGCGTCGTCGCCGCGGCGGCCCGGCGGCTCGATCTCGACCGCGTCTCGGGCTCCGGCGCCGCCCCGTCGCTCGGCTTCGCGCCCGGCGCGGACCGCAGCGCCATCGAAGGCGAGACGGTCGAACTCGAACTCGTGCTGACCGATCGCGGCGGCGGTATTGGCCGGATCGAATGGCGCGTCGGCGGCACGGTGGTCGGCAGCGATCCGGGGCCGGCCGCCGCACGGTCGGGCGAGACCCGCCTGCGCCGCCGGATCGCGCTGGCGCCGGGCGAGAACCGTGTGACCGCGATCGCCTACAACACCGCCGGGCTGATCGCTTCGGAAGCCGCCGCCGTCACCGTGACCCGCAAGGTCGCGGCCTCCGCGCCGAAGCCCCGGCTGCATGTGCTGGCGATCGGCATCGACCGCTACGAGGTCGGCCGGTTCCGGCTGAATTTCGCGGTCGCCGACGCCACCGGCCTGACGCGCGCCCTGTCGGCGGCGGGCCGGGACGTCTATTCGGAGGTCAATGTGGTGACCGTCCTCGACGGTCAGGCGACCCGGGAGGGCATCGAGGCGGCCTTCAAGGGCTTGGCCGCTGAGGTCCGGCCGGAGGATACCTTCGTGTTCTTCCTCGCCGGGCACGGCAAGACCGAGGATGGCGAGTTCCACTTCCTGCCGGTCGGATTCGGGGCGGCGGGCGACGCGTCGGTGACCTCCGGCGGCATTGCGAGCCGGCAGTGGCAGGCCTGGTTTGCGTCCGTGCCGGCGTTGAAGTCGGTGCTGCTGTTCGACGCCTGCGAGAGCGGTTCGATGGCGGTGCGCGGCATCGAGCGGTCGACCGCGATGGATCGCCTGATCAAGGCGACCGGCCGGACCATCATCACGGCGGCGGCCGAGACCGAAGCCGCCAACGAGGGCTATCGCGGCCACGGCATCTTCACCCATGCGGTGCTCGACGGGCTCGCCAAGGCGGATGCCGATGGCGATGGCGAGATCCTGGTCACCGAGCTGTCGAGCTACGTCTTCAAGACCGTGCAGGCGACCAGCCGGGCGCATTTCGGCCGCGACCAGACCCCGCAGATGCGAATCGTCGGCGCGCCCTTCGCGATCGGCCGCCCGATCGCCGAGACCGCAGACCCGGCCGCGGCGAGTGCTGTCGAGGCGATTCCGGCCCGGCCGACCCATGTGCTGCTGCGCCCGATCGCGGCCCTGCCGGGCCCGGGCGCCCGATCCGGCGCCGCGGCCGGCGCGCCGCTCGCCGCCGGCATGCAGGTCAGGGTCGTGGAAAGCCGCGACGGCTGGTCCCTGATCGCGCGCGACGGGCGTCGCCTCGGCTATGTCCCGGCCGACAGCCTGCTCGCCCTGCAGTGA